The sequence below is a genomic window from Halosolutus gelatinilyticus.
ACCGTGGAAATAATGTTCAGTACAGGTGAAGCACGTATCACACAAAGAGAGGAGGTGAGCTGTGCTATTCATATACATAGCTTTAACCGTCTGGGGCATCTCTATTGTATACGGAATAACAATTCATATGGTGTGTCCCGGTGATAACGGGATTGCTTGAACCGGATCCTCGTTCTGTCGCGGAACGCACCTTGTTCTCTCTACGTCGCTGCCACGTGTGACACATTGTCTGGAGAATGATTCCTTAACCTACATATGACCGAAGACAGGAACACCCCGACAAATGGAGCTGGGCAAACCTCACGGAAAATCCGTATCGTGTGTACTGAATGCGCCTTCTCGAAGCTGATAACGAAAGAAGGAAAAAAGTCCTCAGAAGTAATTATTGAACACGGACAGGAAACTGGCCACAAACTCACTACTGAGGAACTTGATGACGATAAGTAAGCACACGTAGTTACCAACCGACCGATTCAGTTCAACTCTACTTTGAATATTGGAATCGTACTACCAACTACTGTTACTCCTCAACAAGGAACCGATCGCGCCAGTAGTCGGTCTTCACCCAGTGCTGCGGGCAGTCTTTGCAGTGGGGAGTTTCGTCGATATTCGGCGCTGAGCGCCTACAGCTGCAACACTCGATTTCGCCGGTCGGCTCGCCGATTTTGAGTCCGTCGTCCCAGACAGGCGTCTCGCTTCGGACGATCCGATACTCTGTACTGGGCGCAAGTGCGTCCTTCATCTCAGCGTCCCTCCAGATCTGCTCACCGCAGAGTACCGCTGCAGTGTTCGCCCAGCTGCTCGTCGAGGTCGTCGCGATCGATGATCGCCGGAATCTCCCGTTGGCCGGTAGCGTATGCGCCCCGCTTCAGGTGTTTGCACTCTCGACTACGAAACCGATAATCCGGACACTCGCAGACACCGAGTCGCGCGTCGACGAGATACTCCGACCCGGGCTGAGAGATAACGAGGTACTGGCCATCGCAGCCACGGACGCGACTGACGTCTTCGAGAACGGTCATATACTGGGTGAGCGCACGCCGATCGAGCTCATCGGTGGCCTCCTGGACGGACTCGGTGACCGCCATCACTACTCACCTCTGACATCGTGAACGGCAGTGACACGCTTGAGCCGTCCACGAGGGAACGCGTAGCGCTTCAGCGAGTCGATCGTCTTCGTAGTACGGTCCGGGTAGACAACCTCGACGACGTCGTCAGTCTCGTCAAATTCCGGGTTGACGTCCGCGACCGTCCTGTTCGCCCCCTCCAGCCGGTACTCGTTCGATTGGTGAGCAGTGACTTCGACGACGACCATCGTCTTCTCGTCATCGTCGTCGGTGACGTCCTGGACGTGGTCTCCGACGTACAGCGGATCGCGATCGGTCTCACTGTCCTGTCCACCACCGGGTAAAATATCTTCGGGTCCTGCAACCACTTCAGCCTCGTCAACCGTCGGTTCTGGACCTCTGTGCTGCCGGTAACTCTCCTCCCAATTCGGCTTTGGACGCGTGTTGACCTGCATTCAGACCCCCCCGTTTCGATGACGCGCTCGATCGTGTCGGACACTGCATGGCACGCCGTGTTGTAGGCGTCCCAGACCGGGAGCGCATCGATCGTCGACGTCATCTCGGCGCCGATCGAACTTAGGTCGATCTGGGTCGTTTCCGTTTCTTCCGATTCTTCCGAAATTGGTTCGTAGCTCACGACGACCACCCCAGTCGTCGAACGATGTCTGGCCGTTGACGTCCGAGCGCTCGGTGATCGCTTGGTAGGTGGCGTCTGGTAAATTGTCAGTAACCACATGACAGCTATGAGCGATAAAATTGCTTTTCCAAAGGGCGATTCTCGGAGGATATTCCGTGATAACAGCGCGAGGAAACCCGCTCCAGTCCCGGTAATAATCGCAAATAAGATACTCAACACATGGAACGCGGTATCGGGCATATTCGATGTTCGTTCACCGATTCAATAAAACCGCTTTACCCCTTCTGAGAGAACGTCCTCACTAATTAGCCGCTAACGTATTGCCACTCACTAACAAAGAGGGTCCCCGTAGGACAAGCATACGCGATGGCGCTAACTGAAATTACGCACGTCGGCGAGAACGATCGAATGGCAGAGTGTATCGATAACTGTCTTGAGGCGGCTCAAGCTTGCGAGTGGTGTGCTGACGAGTGCATTGGCATGGGAGAGGAGATGGCCCGCTGTGTTCGGCTCTGTCGGGACGTTGCTGATCTGACGACGTTGCATGCTCAGTTTATGGCTCGAAATTCAGGATACAGTAGCGATCTCGCGGAAACGTGTGCGGAGGCCTGCGAGGAGTGCGCCGACGAGTGCGAACAGCACGACGAGGAACATTGTCAGATTTGCGCCGATGTTCTCCGAGAGTGTGCTGACTCCTGTCGCGATATGGCCTCGGCGTAATCCCGTTTAATCCTTTCCCGGTATGATTCCTAAGAGAGCCATATGATCCTTGGTTATCTCATTTTGGGCGCTGTTTTGCTCACTATTGTCGTTATCGACGTTCTCTGGACGACACTCTGGATTGCAGGAGGGGCCGGTCCGATTACCTCCCGATTGATGGCATGGACATGGCGAGTACTGCGAAAAATCGGACGCAAGAACTCACTCTTCTTGAGTCTCTCAGGGCCGTTGATTCTCTCCTTCAGTCTTCTCGTTTGGATAGTCTTTCTCTGGGGTGGATGGACACTCATTTTTGCGAGTGCTGAAACCGCTCTTTCGGATACGCTCAATAGGGGGCCGATTTCCTGGAGTGATCGCGTTTACTTCACGGGCTATACAATATTCACCCTGGGTATCGGTGATCTTGTCCCGCGAGAAGGAGTTTGGCAACTACTCACCATACTCGCAACAGGGAGCGGCCTCCTCTTGCTCACGCTCAGTATCACCTATATGCTCTCACTGCTCGACGCGGTTACACAGAAACGGTCGCTCGCCAGCAATATCTATGGACTTGGGACGACAAGTACGGAGATTATCCGCCGTAGTTGGAACGAAGAAGAATTTCGTGAACTTGAACTCCCACTACATACCTTTACGACACAACTCAATACACTAACGACAAATCACAAGGCATACCCCATTCTTCACTATTTCCATAGTCAACAAGAAAGCACGACTCCTACAATTAGTATAATTGTGTTAGATGAGGCGTTAACGCTTCTTCGATTCGGAATTCCAGAGGCACATCAGCCGAACGAAATCATCTTACACAGTGCGCGGACAAGCGTCCAGAATTATCTCGGAACGCTCCATCACACGTTTGTTGATTCTGCGGATCGAACTCCCCCTGCCCCCGATCTCGCTTCCCTTCGTGAGGTTAATATTCCGACTGTTTCCGACGAAGAGTTCGCTTCGTCTCTGGACGAATTGAACGAACGACGGCGAACATTGCTTGGCATAGTTGAATCCGACGCGCGAGAATGGCCATCCCCAGAAGAGGACTAACCAGTCTTGTTATAGAATGTACAAAATTCGCAAATACAATTTTCGTCGCGCAAAGTATGCATGCCTATGTAACGAATCAGGCGACTCAGATCCATCCCTGTTGCCGGGTACGGGGAATGTAATGTCAGTCACTGTTATACTGTTTCAAAAACGTTGAACTCGACAGGCGCTTCTAGCTCTGGATCAACGACTTCGTACACTTTCAAATTCGTAGTCCCCGGGTTTCTAATCAGGTCGTAGTCGGCCATCTTACTCAGATAGTCCCACGCCCTCCGCCAAGTAACAGGATCGCGTCGCTCGCCCTCGAAGATCGCCTCTTTGTGCTCGCGGTAGGCCGTTTTCATCTCGGTCCCGTTGACCGGCCCAACCGCGCGCACCAGCTCGTACAGCCGAAGATGCTTCACGGCAGCGATCGCAGATTGGCCTTCCGAATCATGCGCTTGGCGCGATCGAACGAGTCTCGAACATCGTTTTCGCGGATCGTCCCATGGTCGCGATCCATCGCAATCTCGGCGGCGGCAAGCACGGATTTGATCGCGTACCGTGCAACCCACCAGTTTCGTCAGCGATCCACTCTAGCTGGTCGATTGAAACCGGGTTGCCGATCAGTCCGTGCTCGACCCGCGGTTCGAGGATATCGACGAGCTCCGGGACGCGGTACTTTCGATACTCGATCTGGCGGTCACCATGGAACTGTGACCGGAGATTCCGATCGACCCGATTGAGCCATTCAGTATCCGAATGCGTGATCGCGATCACCGAGACCTCGTCGATCGAGAAGAGATCGCCGAGGACGTCTAGGTCGGGAATGACGTCGGCCTCGTCGAGTGCGATGATGAATGGCTCGTCGGCGATTTTCTGGAACATCTTCAGGAGTTCCTCGTGGGGCTGGTTCCGATGGACGACTGTCCCCTTCGGATACTTCTCGATCGTCTCGTGGAGGATTCCGTTTCGAGTTCCACCAGAGCACTCGATCAGTGCGGAGTTAACCCCCTCACGCTGGCGGAGATCGCGGAGCATCCAGCGCGCCGAGGCCGTCTTCCCGACGCCGCTGGGGCCGTGGATAAGCGCGTTTTCGGCGGATCGACTGTACTGTGCGGGCTCGAGAAGCCGCGACAGCGCGTCCAACTCGGCGTTCCGATGGAGGATCTGCGTCGGATAGATGTCTTCGAACACGACGCGATTCTTAATCAGTACCGACGATTTCGATGACAGATATAAAAGGTGTAATGGACGTCGTTTCGGAACCGAAGACCAGACTCAATCTGTACCGGCCAGTTCGTTGTGTACAGACGCGAATTGACCGTAACATACGCACCAAGATGATAAATAAAATTCCATAACCGCCGGAATAGTCATAGTGGAGAAGAATCAGTGAATGGTATGGAGTACCGATTTTGGGACTGGCTCTCATGTCCTGCCTGTGAAGAGAGAGATGGTGTAAAGATGCTAGCGCACCGAACTGATATCGTCATTGAATGTTATGAGTGTGGTCAAACATCCGAGTATACAATCGGAAAAGATGTCCCCATTCGAAATCTCAACATAGATATGATTAAGGAAGTTTCCAGGAATGACCACTTGTAGGGCCAATCTATCCCTAAAAATTACTGTGATTTGGTGCGGACTGGTTCGATGAATCTTGTGTTCTATAGACGCGTTCACCCCATCAATGGGATCAATCTGTTACGCTGGGTTGCCCATGTAATAGAAGTTGGAAAAGAATTAGCTGGAGAATTTTAGATGATTGCATTCCATTTTCATTTTCTACTGTCCAAAGAATCATAGTTGCCTGCACCGCTACGTGGGGTATGGCCGCGGATGGACTTGACGAACTTGACTACGGTATCCTTCACCTGCTTCAGCAAAACGCACGTGATCAGACTCCGGTTGACATGGCTGACAACCTCCCCGTCTCTGATACAACTATCCGTAACCGGATAAAAAATCTAGAAGAACAAGGGGTTATCGAAGGCTACGTTCCTGTCATTAACTATGAAAAAGCTGGATTCCCGATTCGACTTCAATTTTCTTGCACCGCTCCAACGCAGGATCGGTCGGAGATCGCTGAAGAGGTCCTTCAACTTCCGCATATAGTCGCCGTTGACGAGATGTTAAGTGCGAAGGAGAATATCCGCCTCTTGGCAATAACGAATACTGCCGAAGAGATCAACGAAATCGCATCTGTACTAGACGATCTCCCCCTAACTATCGAGAGAGAAACCCTGCTTCGCAAATCTCATTTGCGCCCGTTCAACCATTTCGGTGAAGAAGTGGTGTCCAGCGAATAGCACTGCCGCTGCAGAACATATTTTCACTAAGTTAGATTCGAATTTTCAAATGCCTATATATGTATGTGTAGATTTAAACCACATTTGGGGCAAGTATTTTAGACCGGACGAAGTATTGGGTGAGTGATGGGGTTAATATCTGAATCGGAAGACGGGGCAGATAATACAATTGAGTCCGCAACAGGTCTTATTTACTGCGTAGCGGAGGAAAAAGATAAAAACCCAGCAGAGATGGAAAATCCCCTGCACGATGCGATTGACGCTGATGTCATCGACCGGTTTCTACAATCAGCCGATCACCAAGCATACATCAAATTCGAGTATGAGGGGTTGAGAATAAAGCTCACAGGCGGTGGAGACCTTATGATTACCAGGTTGGCAGACGAGGATTAGTATGTATCGCTGTGTCTGCTATACCTGTGATGAGGAAAAAACGCTTGAAGATTTCGTAAAAGCGCAGAAGCTATTCAGTGATCACGTTGA
It includes:
- a CDS encoding four-helix bundle copper-binding protein → MALTEITHVGENDRMAECIDNCLEAAQACEWCADECIGMGEEMARCVRLCRDVADLTTLHAQFMARNSGYSSDLAETCAEACEECADECEQHDEEHCQICADVLRECADSCRDMASA
- a CDS encoding ion channel, which produces MILGYLILGAVLLTIVVIDVLWTTLWIAGGAGPITSRLMAWTWRVLRKIGRKNSLFLSLSGPLILSFSLLVWIVFLWGGWTLIFASAETALSDTLNRGPISWSDRVYFTGYTIFTLGIGDLVPREGVWQLLTILATGSGLLLLTLSITYMLSLLDAVTQKRSLASNIYGLGTTSTEIIRRSWNEEEFRELELPLHTFTTQLNTLTTNHKAYPILHYFHSQQESTTPTISIIVLDEALTLLRFGIPEAHQPNEIILHSARTSVQNYLGTLHHTFVDSADRTPPAPDLASLREVNIPTVSDEEFASSLDELNERRRTLLGIVESDAREWPSPEED
- a CDS encoding Cdc6/Cdc18 family protein; this translates as MFEDIYPTQILHRNAELDALSRLLEPAQYSRSAENALIHGPSGVGKTASARWMLRDLRQREGVNSALIECSGGTRNGILHETIEKYPKGTVVHRNQPHEELLKMFQKIADEPFIIALDEADVIPDLDVLGDLFSIDEVSVIAITHSDTEWLNRVDRNLRSQFHGDRQIEYRKYRVPELVDILEPRVEHGLIGNPVSIDQLEWIADETGGLHGTRSNPCLPPPRLRWIATMGRSAKTMFETRSIAPSA
- a CDS encoding Lrp/AsnC family transcriptional regulator → MAADGLDELDYGILHLLQQNARDQTPVDMADNLPVSDTTIRNRIKNLEEQGVIEGYVPVINYEKAGFPIRLQFSCTAPTQDRSEIAEEVLQLPHIVAVDEMLSAKENIRLLAITNTAEEINEIASVLDDLPLTIERETLLRKSHLRPFNHFGEEVVSSE
- a CDS encoding HalOD1 output domain-containing protein is translated as MGLISESEDGADNTIESATGLIYCVAEEKDKNPAEMENPLHDAIDADVIDRFLQSADHQAYIKFEYEGLRIKLTGGGDLMITRLADED